A genomic stretch from Diachasmimorpha longicaudata isolate KC_UGA_2023 chromosome 2, iyDiaLong2, whole genome shotgun sequence includes:
- the LOC135172521 gene encoding troponin C, isoallergen Bla g 6.0301 isoform X1 — MVCSIPDDLADELPPEQIAVLRKAFDSFDREKSGSIPTDMVADILRLMGQPFNKKILDELIDEVDADKSGRLEFDEFVTLAAKFIVEEDAEALEKELREAFRLYDKEGNGYIPTTCLREILRELDDQLTDEELDIMIEEIDSDGSGTVDFDEFMEMMTGE; from the exons ATGGTATGTTCAATTCCTGATGATCTT GCCGATGAACTGCCCCCGGAACAAATCGCTG TTCTGCGCAAGGCATTCGACAGTTTTGACCGTGAAAAAAGCGGTAGTATTCCGACTGATATGGTGGCGGACATTCTTCGGCTGATGGGCCAGcccttcaacaaaaaaattcttgatgaACTCATTGATGAAGTCGACGCAGACA AATCTGGCCGTTTGGAGTTTGACGAATTTGTAACGCTCGCTGCTAAATTCATCGTTGAAGAAGACGCGGAAGCCCTCGAGAAGGAACTCAGAGAGGCGTTCAGGCTCTATGATAAAGAAG GCAATGGATATATCCCAACAACATGTTTGAGAGAAATCCTCCGAGAACTTGATGATCAACTCACTGATGAAGAACTTGACATTATGATCGAAGAAATCGATTCTGACGGATCTGGCACTGTTGATTTCGATG AATTCATGGAGATGATGACTggcgaataa
- the LOC135172521 gene encoding troponin C, isoallergen Bla g 6.0301 isoform X2, whose protein sequence is MADELPPEQIAVLRKAFDSFDREKSGSIPTDMVADILRLMGQPFNKKILDELIDEVDADKSGRLEFDEFVTLAAKFIVEEDAEALEKELREAFRLYDKEGNGYIPTTCLREILRELDDQLTDEELDIMIEEIDSDGSGTVDFDEFMEMMTGE, encoded by the exons ATG GCCGATGAACTGCCCCCGGAACAAATCGCTG TTCTGCGCAAGGCATTCGACAGTTTTGACCGTGAAAAAAGCGGTAGTATTCCGACTGATATGGTGGCGGACATTCTTCGGCTGATGGGCCAGcccttcaacaaaaaaattcttgatgaACTCATTGATGAAGTCGACGCAGACA AATCTGGCCGTTTGGAGTTTGACGAATTTGTAACGCTCGCTGCTAAATTCATCGTTGAAGAAGACGCGGAAGCCCTCGAGAAGGAACTCAGAGAGGCGTTCAGGCTCTATGATAAAGAAG GCAATGGATATATCCCAACAACATGTTTGAGAGAAATCCTCCGAGAACTTGATGATCAACTCACTGATGAAGAACTTGACATTATGATCGAAGAAATCGATTCTGACGGATCTGGCACTGTTGATTTCGATG AATTCATGGAGATGATGACTggcgaataa
- the LOC135172394 gene encoding NCK-interacting protein with SH3 domain isoform X1, with the protein MGDNYIRLENYEMLKALYDFKATFAKTLSFSESDHFILHQSNTKQRNWWQVVNNAGQLGYIPSNYVTTVKVEPQFMINFLDECIEKLRTEFSNPGAPLPIDKQDLLQRLIEKKRQADLSRKPKKQAPQPPTFTNSSPVKEPSTPQEPNDEKINKLVSNDRPKGKIYPYEGDTNTSPQLKSERKSSITEQPPRPLFLRQTSSEMVQHVHCEKDDIQKSVSQSTVRQTRSSPKKSKQSPLELDSHAAYKILNEVRKHTQLSYEMSKLAVTVVVSGLQQYLPCNISHYFDIVLNQLEKPLMISNMSIEETYDAERLKVIFIELTSCKEDSQQRSWMLYEDEAIIVDYIKELTSILTNADANVSRHALRLDQYNGINTLIQYYQMEARWTIRQLLLQSFGVMCSLDPVVVTIMLNSILPMELARDMRSNPRNVPKLNYSSLLLTMIFSMGERMPITHVEQLGPEFISFLLELIEDPPDTDLDDQIPDLFLNLILSYNLQFSNSENILLSSLKTRSNAKTFTQKILLLLNREEDPVRIFDHEPAPPHSVLKLFIDLFGSEITASLFYTNDVKVLIDIVLRQLFDIPPGEKRRLYLELCRRVLRTSGYDDHRHRSEDLLKCFTRIFCEEGPESQGDQQLIREISVEFPNLFKM; encoded by the exons ATGGGCGACAATTACATTAGGTTAG AAAACTATGAAATGCTCAAAGCGTTGTACGACTTTAAAGCAACATTCGCCAAGACCCTGAGTTTCAGCGAGAGTGATCACTTCATACTCCACCAATCAAACACGAAGCAGAGAAACTGGTGGCAGGTGGTCAACAATGCAGGCCAACTCGGTTACATTCCCTCCAACTACGTGACAACCGTTAAAGTTGAGCCCCAATTCATGATAAATTTTCTCGACGAGTGCATTGAGAAATTGCGAACTGAGTTTTCAAATCCAGGAGCACCATTGCCAATCGACAAGCAGGATCTACTTCAAAGACTGATCGAGAAGAAGAGACAGGCGGATCTGAGCAGAAAACCTAAGAAACAGGCGCCACAGCCTCCAACGTTCACTAACTCATCGCCAGTGAAGGAGCCGTCGACCCCTCAAGAACCTaatgacgaaaaaataaataaactagtCAGTAATGACAGACCTAAAGGGAAGATCTACCCTTACGAAGGAGACACCAATACCAGCCCTCAACTTAAATCAGAACGCAAGAGTTCCATCACCGAGCAGCCACCCAGGCCTCTGTTTCTCCGACAAACATCATCAGAGATGGTACAGCACGTACATTGTGAGAAGGATGACATTCAGAAAAGTGTATCACAATCTACCGTACGACAGACTCGATCATCGCCGAAGAAGAGTAAACAATCGCCATTGGAACTTGATTCCCATGCAGCTTACAAAATTCTCAACGAAGTGAGAAAACATACTCAATTAAGCTACGAAATGTCAAAACTGGCTGTGACTGTGGTCGTTTCTGGACTCCAGCAGTATTTACCGTGTAATATTAGTCATTACTTCGACATTGTACTGAATCAATTAGAGAAACCACTGATGATATCGAATATGAGTATTGAGGAGACCTACGATGCCGAGAGGTTGAAGgtcattttcattgaattgacTTCCTGCAAAGAGGATTCACAACAAAGAAGTTGGATGCTCTACGAGGACGAGGCCATTATAGTAGATTATATCAAAGAACTCACTTCTATCCTGACGAATGCTGATGCCAACGTTTCAAGACATGCTCTGAGGTTGGACCAGTACAATGGAATCAATACGTTGATACAGTACTATCAGATGGAAGCGAGGTGGACTATCAGGCAATTACTCCTTCAATCCTTCGGTGTCATGTGCAGCTTGGATCCTGTCGTTGTTACCATCATGCTCAATAGTATTCTTCCCATGGAGCTCGCCAGGGACATGAGGAGTAACCCCAGAAATGTTCCGAAGTTGAATTATTCTTCTCTTCTACTTaccatgattttttcaatgggAGAACGAATGCCGATTACTCATGTCGAGCAGTTGGGACCGGAGTTCATATCATTTCTCTTAGAGTTAATCGAGGACCCACCGGATACCGATTTGGACGATCAAATTCCTGATCTGTTTCTCAATTTGATATTGTCGTATAATCTTCAGTTCAGTAATTCGGAGAATATTTTGCTGAGTTCGCTGAAGACCCGGTCCAATGCTAAAACTTTCACGCAGAAGATTCTACTTCTGCTTAATCGAGAAG AGGATCCTGTCCGGATATTTGACCACGAACCTGCACCACCTCATTCAGTCCTTAAGTTATTCATCGACTTGTTCGGAAGCGAAATAACTGCATCGCTATTTTATACGAATGATGTCAAAGTTCTTATTGATATTGTACTGAGACAGTTATTTGACATTCCACCTGGGGAAAag AGACGACTATACCTGGAGCTCTGCCGACGTGTCTTACGAACGTCGGGCTATGACGATCATCGACATAGATCTGAAGATCTTCTCAAATGTTTTACGCG GATATTTTGCGAAGAAGGACCAGAGAGTCAAGGGGATCAACAATTGATACGTGAAATCAGCGTTGAATTTCCGAATCTCTTCAAAATGTGA
- the LOC135172394 gene encoding NCK-interacting protein with SH3 domain isoform X2 — MLKALYDFKATFAKTLSFSESDHFILHQSNTKQRNWWQVVNNAGQLGYIPSNYVTTVKVEPQFMINFLDECIEKLRTEFSNPGAPLPIDKQDLLQRLIEKKRQADLSRKPKKQAPQPPTFTNSSPVKEPSTPQEPNDEKINKLVSNDRPKGKIYPYEGDTNTSPQLKSERKSSITEQPPRPLFLRQTSSEMVQHVHCEKDDIQKSVSQSTVRQTRSSPKKSKQSPLELDSHAAYKILNEVRKHTQLSYEMSKLAVTVVVSGLQQYLPCNISHYFDIVLNQLEKPLMISNMSIEETYDAERLKVIFIELTSCKEDSQQRSWMLYEDEAIIVDYIKELTSILTNADANVSRHALRLDQYNGINTLIQYYQMEARWTIRQLLLQSFGVMCSLDPVVVTIMLNSILPMELARDMRSNPRNVPKLNYSSLLLTMIFSMGERMPITHVEQLGPEFISFLLELIEDPPDTDLDDQIPDLFLNLILSYNLQFSNSENILLSSLKTRSNAKTFTQKILLLLNREEDPVRIFDHEPAPPHSVLKLFIDLFGSEITASLFYTNDVKVLIDIVLRQLFDIPPGEKRRLYLELCRRVLRTSGYDDHRHRSEDLLKCFTRIFCEEGPESQGDQQLIREISVEFPNLFKM, encoded by the exons ATGCTCAAAGCGTTGTACGACTTTAAAGCAACATTCGCCAAGACCCTGAGTTTCAGCGAGAGTGATCACTTCATACTCCACCAATCAAACACGAAGCAGAGAAACTGGTGGCAGGTGGTCAACAATGCAGGCCAACTCGGTTACATTCCCTCCAACTACGTGACAACCGTTAAAGTTGAGCCCCAATTCATGATAAATTTTCTCGACGAGTGCATTGAGAAATTGCGAACTGAGTTTTCAAATCCAGGAGCACCATTGCCAATCGACAAGCAGGATCTACTTCAAAGACTGATCGAGAAGAAGAGACAGGCGGATCTGAGCAGAAAACCTAAGAAACAGGCGCCACAGCCTCCAACGTTCACTAACTCATCGCCAGTGAAGGAGCCGTCGACCCCTCAAGAACCTaatgacgaaaaaataaataaactagtCAGTAATGACAGACCTAAAGGGAAGATCTACCCTTACGAAGGAGACACCAATACCAGCCCTCAACTTAAATCAGAACGCAAGAGTTCCATCACCGAGCAGCCACCCAGGCCTCTGTTTCTCCGACAAACATCATCAGAGATGGTACAGCACGTACATTGTGAGAAGGATGACATTCAGAAAAGTGTATCACAATCTACCGTACGACAGACTCGATCATCGCCGAAGAAGAGTAAACAATCGCCATTGGAACTTGATTCCCATGCAGCTTACAAAATTCTCAACGAAGTGAGAAAACATACTCAATTAAGCTACGAAATGTCAAAACTGGCTGTGACTGTGGTCGTTTCTGGACTCCAGCAGTATTTACCGTGTAATATTAGTCATTACTTCGACATTGTACTGAATCAATTAGAGAAACCACTGATGATATCGAATATGAGTATTGAGGAGACCTACGATGCCGAGAGGTTGAAGgtcattttcattgaattgacTTCCTGCAAAGAGGATTCACAACAAAGAAGTTGGATGCTCTACGAGGACGAGGCCATTATAGTAGATTATATCAAAGAACTCACTTCTATCCTGACGAATGCTGATGCCAACGTTTCAAGACATGCTCTGAGGTTGGACCAGTACAATGGAATCAATACGTTGATACAGTACTATCAGATGGAAGCGAGGTGGACTATCAGGCAATTACTCCTTCAATCCTTCGGTGTCATGTGCAGCTTGGATCCTGTCGTTGTTACCATCATGCTCAATAGTATTCTTCCCATGGAGCTCGCCAGGGACATGAGGAGTAACCCCAGAAATGTTCCGAAGTTGAATTATTCTTCTCTTCTACTTaccatgattttttcaatgggAGAACGAATGCCGATTACTCATGTCGAGCAGTTGGGACCGGAGTTCATATCATTTCTCTTAGAGTTAATCGAGGACCCACCGGATACCGATTTGGACGATCAAATTCCTGATCTGTTTCTCAATTTGATATTGTCGTATAATCTTCAGTTCAGTAATTCGGAGAATATTTTGCTGAGTTCGCTGAAGACCCGGTCCAATGCTAAAACTTTCACGCAGAAGATTCTACTTCTGCTTAATCGAGAAG AGGATCCTGTCCGGATATTTGACCACGAACCTGCACCACCTCATTCAGTCCTTAAGTTATTCATCGACTTGTTCGGAAGCGAAATAACTGCATCGCTATTTTATACGAATGATGTCAAAGTTCTTATTGATATTGTACTGAGACAGTTATTTGACATTCCACCTGGGGAAAag AGACGACTATACCTGGAGCTCTGCCGACGTGTCTTACGAACGTCGGGCTATGACGATCATCGACATAGATCTGAAGATCTTCTCAAATGTTTTACGCG GATATTTTGCGAAGAAGGACCAGAGAGTCAAGGGGATCAACAATTGATACGTGAAATCAGCGTTGAATTTCCGAATCTCTTCAAAATGTGA